In Flavobacterium piscisymbiosum, the sequence ACAAGTTTTTTCTTCCGTTTAAGTTTTTCAAATTCTTGCAAGAGCTTCTTTCAGTCGCTTTCCAAGAATAAAAAAACTAAAAAACGGAATTCAAAAAGCTTTTCACTGCTATCTGGGCTATTTAAGAAGCGAGTTCAAAAACTTGAAACCTGCAACAAAATTAAACCTGAAATAAAAAACTAAGACAAATTGACATCCTTTAGAAAGAGGTACAACCTTTGATGAAGAATATATACACAGATATTACGTAAAACTTAGAACACTTAAAATATGAACTACGGTAAAGAATTCAAAAAATTTGCTACAAAGCACCAGGGAGTAAATGCAATGTACTACGACAAAATCGTAGCAGCAATGAACCCAACAAACATGACTCCATATATTATCGAAGAGCGTCAGTTGAATATTTCTCAATTAGACGTGTTTTCAAGATTAATGATGGACAGAATTATCTTTTTAGGAACAGGTATCGACGATCAAATCGCAAATATCGTTCAGGCTCAGTTATTATTTTTAGAAAGTGCTGATGCATCAAAAGACATTCAAATTTATCTAAACTCTCCAGGAGGAAGCGTTTACGCAGGATTAGGAATTTATGACACAATGCAATACATCAAACCAGATGTAGCGACAATTTGTACTGGTATGGCAGCCTCAATGGGTGCTGTATTATTATGTGCAGGAGCAGCAGGAAAACGTTCGGCTTTGCCACATTCAAGAGTAATGATTCACCAGCCATCAGGAGGAGCACAAGGTGTTGCAACAGATATGGAAATCAACTTACGCGAAATGTTGAAACTAAAAGATGAATTGTATCATATCATCTCTCAGCATTCAGGACAAACTTTTGACAAAGTACACAAAGACAGTGAGCGTGATTACTGGATGAAAGCTGACGAAGCAAAAGAATACGGAATGATTGATGAAGTGTTGAGAAGAAGCTAAAAATTAGTTTAAAGTTTCAGGTTTCAAGTTAACAATAGCAACTTGACCCGAGGCTGCAAGCCGAACTGGTGAAGCAAACCTGAAACTTGAAACTTTTTTTAAGACTTGAAACAAAAAATAAAAAGTTAATAGCTTGCTAAGTTTTTGAGGTTTTATTGGTAAATCTCAGAAACTTAGTAACTTTGCGACTTATGTAACTAAAAAAGAATGGCTAAAGTAGTATTAGAATGTTCGTTTTGTGGAAGAAAAAAGCCAGAAACCAATTTATTGATTGCAGGTATTAATGCACATATCTGTGATAAGTGTATTGAACAAGCACACGGAATTGTAATAGAAGAATTAAAATCAAGCGGAAGCGCAAAACTTGTTGGTGATTTAATTTTAAAGAAACCAAAAGAAATCAGAGCTTTCCTGGATCAATATGTTATTGGTCAGGATCAGACAAAAAAAGTAATGTCGGTTGCGGTTTACAATCACTACAAACGTTTAATGCAACAGCAATTAGACGACGAAGTAGAAATTGAAAAAAGTAACATCATTATGGTAGGTCAAACCGGAACCGGAAAAACATTGGTAGCAAAAACTATCGCAAAAATGTTAGACGTTCCTTTGGCTATCGTTGATGCAACCGTACTTACAGAAGCAGGTTATGTGGGTGAAGATGTCGAAAGTATTTTGACACGTTTACTACAAGCTGCAGATTATGATGTAACCAAAGCAGAAAGAGGAATCGTATTTATTGATGAAATTGATAAAATTGCCCGTAAGAGCGATAATCCTTCGATAACACGTGACGTTTCTGGTGAAGGAGTACAACAAGCTTTACTAAAATTATTAGAGGGAACAGTTGTAAACGTACCACCAAAAGGAGGACGTAAGCACCCGGACCAAAAATTTGTTGAGGTAAATACGCAAAACATTCTGTTCATTGCAGGTGGAGCTTTTGATGGAGTAGAACGTATTATTTCTAAACGTTTAAACCGTCAGGCAGTTGGATATTCAACATCTAAAAATGTAGACAATATCGACAAAGACAATTTGTTGCAATATATTATTCCAAAAGATATTAAAGACTTTGGTTTGATTCCTGAAATTATTGGTCGTTTGCCGGTTTTAACACACATGGATCCTCTTGATAGAGAAACTTTACGTGCGATTTTGACACAACCTAAAAATGCATTAATCAAACAATATCAAAAATTATTCTTAATGGATGATGTTGAATTTAATATTTCAGATGAAGCATTAGATTTTATTGTTGATAAAGCATTAGAATACAAATTAGGAGCTCGTGGATTACGTTCGTTATGTGAAGCTATCTTAACAGATGCGATGTATGAATTGCCAAGTTCAGATGATAAAGTTTTGACAATCGATAAAGATTACGCAAAACATACTTTGAATAAAAATTTATTGAAGCGAATGGAAATTGCTTCATAAATCTTGATATTATGTTGTAAAAGTTCAAAACTTGACAACGTTTACCTAAAACCTGCTCCTTTATTTGAGCAGGTTTTTTTATGCTTTTTCGTTTCTCGATATAATTATTTTTACAACAGAGATTTGCATATTTGCTTTTTGTTCCATAGGAACATCTCATCGGTAGTCAAATAAGTATGACGTTTTTTTACGTTCGGTAAGAACGTTTGATTTTATAAATTATAATGGTAAAAACGTATATAAATTGCAAACACAATTTGTCAAACGTCCCTGAGGGACGATATTTCTCATGATGCATTTTTTTCTACCCATGAGTTGTTCCGATGGAACAAATTGTTTTTGTTAACTATTTTTGATTTCAAAAGTCAGAAATCTCGAAAAGAAGATGATCTTATACTTTAAACGCAAAAACTTTTCTTTTTTTATAAAGCTAAAAGAAGAAAAACTTAGCGTTCTCTGCGTTAAAATTTTTTTATCTCTCCGCAGGTTTTAGAATTGATTCTCTGTTTTTATGTAAATTGCCATTATGAAAAAAATATTCCTCATCATAAGTTTGTTGTTGATGTTATCCTGTAAAGACAAGAAAGAAGTTTGGGCAGCAAGAATCTCTAATGCTGAAAAAGCAGTAGAAATTATTCCTGAAGAAAAACCCCGCAGCGAAATCAAAAACATTGATTACAGTACTTATTATAAAGAAGCTCAACAATATTGCAAACGTAATAACCTCAATCAGAATACATTTTTTCTGATCGACTTAGGCATACATTCTGGTTTAAAGAGATTTTTTGTGTATGATTTTAAAAAGAATAAAATAACAAAATCATATATGGTAAGTCACGGTTGTGGCGATAATAGCTGGGGCGCAACAATGTCTAAAGAAAATGCACCAATAAGCAATGAGTTCGATTCGCATTGTTCCTCAATAGGTAAATTTATTATTCTGGACCGGGGAGTAAGTCAGTGGGGAATAAAAGTGAATTATGTTTTGCAGGGAAAAGAAAAAACAAACTCGCATGCCAGAAGCCGCGCTATAGTGTTGCATTCCTGGGAAGCCATTTCAAGCGACGAAGTATATCCCAAAGGAACTCCGGAAGGTTGGGGATGTCCCGCAGTTTCTAATATAGATATGAAAGAAATTGACAAACTCCTGAAAGAAAATAAAAAAGTCCTGATGTGGATTGTTAAATCATAAAGCTGGTTTCAATCCCAACCTGATTGTCTTATGAAAATAAAAAGGTCTCGTATAGCCCTGATCGAAACGGCATCCTTTTGCTGTGGGGTTCACAGCAAAAGATATAGTGGAGAGCAGGACAAAATGTCTTTCGGGACGAAACTTCTGCTCCTGAAAAAAATTACTGCACTCTAAATTTTTCCCGATATTCTATGGGTTTCATTCCCACCATTTTAAAGAATACTTTACGAAATGCTTTTGGATCATTGTACCCCGTTTTTTCGATAATCTCTGAAATCGAAAGCTGGGTTTGCTCCAGATATTTCTTCGAACTTTCTACCCGTATATTTTGCAGATATTCAATGGGCGGAATTCCTGTAACTTGTTTGAATCGTCGTGTCATGTTTCGGGCGCTCGTTGGGATATCTTTGGTGATTTCTTCCAGTTTTTCGATAGTGTGATACTGACTTTCGATTTTTTGCTGCAACATCGCAACCAAAGCATCGTTGTGCAAATGATTGGGTCTGAAAGTACTAAAATAACTCTGTTTGTATCGGTTTAAGTCGATCGAAAAAATCTTGGCAATCTGTACTGCGATTTCATTTCCGCAATATTTCTGAACCAGTAAAATCAATAAATGAAAGGTTGAGGTAGATCCGCCGCTGGTATATAAACTGCCATCTGCCGTTAGAGTTTCTTCGGCTTTTAGTTTTACCAACGGAAAAGCTTTTGTAAACGCACTACAAGCATCGACATGAGTTGTAGCCAGTTTTTCGTTTAATAATCCTGAAGCGGCAAACAAAAATGCACCAGTGCAAAAACTCGCCAATTCGGCTCCGGACTGATGTTGTTTTTTGAGCCAGGGAATAAAATTCTTGTTCTTGGCGATCATTTCGCTCATATTATCTGTAGTAAAAGCAGGGATTAAAATCAGGTCTAAAACTTCAGCCGAATCTTCAATGGCGTTCACTTCGTACCCAAACAAACGTTCTTCGTTGATTTGCTCTGAAGATTGAAATATCATAATTTCAAAATATTTATCTCCTTTAGAAAGTTTATTAGCCGTTTCAAAAACTTCTAAAATCGCAGCTATACTTAATAATTTATAGTCATGGGGTACAATTAAGCCTATTTTCTTACTCATAATGATTTATATTTTAGAAAAATGATAACATGCAAAAATAGCTAATTTGTCTTAAATGACCCTAAAGTTGACTTTTAATGTATGTTAAAGCTTTGTGTAATGTTTTAAATTTGTTTGATAAATTTTGTAAGTTTATATATTAACTAGTATAAATTTAAGAAAAACACAATGATAACAGTACAAAATACGATTAATGCATCGATAGACAAAGTTTGGGAATTCTGGACACAACCTGAACATATTAAAAATTGGAGTTTTGCTTCGGCAGAATGGCATACGCCTTATGCAGAAAATGATTTAAGGGTAGGAGGAAAATTCAAATCGACCATGGCAGCAAAAGATGGCAGCATGAGTTTTGATTTTGGAGGTGAATATACTTTGGTTGAAAAAAATAAAGCGATTGAATATGTAATGGAAGATGGCAGAAAAGTTGAAATTACTTTTACAGAAACCCCGGACGGAGTAGAAATTATAGAAAGCTTTGACCCTGAAACTCAAAATTCAGACGAAATGCAACAAGGAGGCTGGAACGCAATCCTGGATAATTTTAAAAGTTATGTAGAGCAAAATTAGTTTTTTTGAGGTTCAAAGTGACAAAGGTTCAGAGGATCAAAGATTGAAAAAAACTTTGTGACTTAGTGTCTTTGTGGCAAAAGACATTCCTCTTTATATAACTTATATGGTTTAAAATAAAAAAACAGAAATTATGACAAAACAAATATGGTTGAATTTGCCTGTTAAGGATGTGGCAAAATCAAAAGATTTTTTCTGGAAAATAGGTTTTTCTTTTAATGAGCAACATGATACACCCAGCTCAACATGCATGGTGGTAGGTGAATCACATTTTGTTGTTATGCTTTTTGAAGAATCATTATTTACCGGTTTCTCTCAAAACAAACTGACAGATACGCAATCAAGTTCAGAAGTTTTAATTTCGATTGATGCAGAAAGTGTTTCAGAGGTTGATGAATTAGCAAAAAAAGTCGAAGAAGCAGGTGGAACGATTTTTTCTCCTCCGGCAGAAAGTCAAGGCTGGATGTATGGCTTTGGTTTTGCAGATTTAGACGGTCATCGCTGGAATGTTTTATTTATGGATTTTAGTAAATTATCATAATTATGGAAACGTTAGAATTTAAAATCAGAATCAAAGCTCCGGCCGAAAAAGTGTGGTCGGTTTTATGGAACGATGAAACTTATAAAAAATGGACAAGAGTTTTTTGTGAAGGATCATATACCATAACGGATTGGAATCAAGGTGATAAAGTGCATTTCATGTCGCCAAATGGAGAAGGAATGTATAGTATTATCGAAACTAAAATTCCAAATGAATATATGGCTTTTAAACATTTAGGCGAAATAAAAGACTTTAAAGAGTTACCGATTACCGAAGAAACAAAAAAGTGGAGCGGGGCAATGGAAACCTATCGATTAACTCCGGATGACGAATTTATAGATTTAGTCGCTCATGTTGATACAGTCGAAAAGTATATCGATTATTTTAAAGGAGTTTTCCCAAAAGGATTAGAGGTTGTGAAAGAATTATCGGAGGAGAGAGAATAGAGGAGAGAGAATAGAGGAAAGAGAATAGAAGAAAGAGGAAAGAGGATAGAAAAAAGAGAAGATTGCAACAAACAACAAACAATAAGTAATCATGGCAACATCAGTAAACCCTTATTTAATATTTAATGGGAATTGCGAAGAAGCATTTCTGTTTTATAAATCAGTTTTTGGAGGCGAATTTCCGTATATCGGAAAATTCAAAGACATGCCTGCAAATGAAGACGGCGGCTGTGCCGAAATATCAGAGAAAGATGCTAATAGAGTAATGCATGTTTCGTTACCCATTGGAGATACTATTTTGATGGGAAGTGATAGTAACGAGCAATCCGGAGACGTAGCTTTTGGCGGAAATTTTTCAGTATCTATAAATGTTGAAACTACAGAAGAAGCAGATAGAATCTTCAACGGACTTTCGGCAAACGGAACGATTTACATGCCCATGAATAAGACTTTCTGGGGAGCTTATTTCGGAATGTTCAAAGATAAATTCGGCATAAGCTGGATGGTGAATTTCGATGAAAATCAAAAATAATTTTTTTGTCGCCACGAATTTTAATTGCTTAATTCGTGAATTCGTGGCGGAAAAAATAACCTGACTTGTTACGTTATTTCGATAGTAAAGTATTATTGTTAAATTACTCAATAAAGCGCATTCTTATGTGCTTTTTCTTTTCAAAAAAACAAACAATATTCTTTTTTATCAACAATAGATTACCGATTTTTGTCGCTTCTTAAAATCAATAGATAAAATGGCAATAGAAGGTAAAGAGATTATTTTATTAAAAGTCTCAGGACATGATAAAATAGGAGTAACAGCAGGTTTAACAGCCGTATTGGCTACTTACGATGCCAATATTTTAGATATTGGTCAGGCTGATATTCATGACACACTTTCTTTAGGGATTTTGTTCGAAATCGAAGCCGGTTCAACTTCAGGTCCCGTTTTAAAAGACTTATTGTTTAAAGCGTATGAATTGGGAGTTAAGGTAAAATTTATTCCAATTTCTGTAGAAGATTACGAAACCTGGGTAAAATCACAATCAAAACAACGTTATATCATCAATATTTTAGGAGAGAAACTGGCAGCTTCACAATTGGCAGCAGTAACTAAAATAATGTCAGATCAAAACCTGAATATCGATTCTATTATCAGATTAACAGGCAGAACTTCTATTGTTGAAAAAGAAGAATATCCGCGTTCTTGTATACAATTATCCGTTACAGGCGAAATTGTAAATAAGATCATCATGACAGCAAGTTTCATGGAGATTTCAAGAACTTTAAATGTCGATATTTCGTTTCAGGAAGATAATATTTACAGACGAAACCGTCGTTTGGTATGTTTCGATATGGATTCTACTTTAATCCAGACCGAAGTTATCGATGAACTAGCAGAACTAAACGGAGTAGGAGATCAGGTTCGTGCGATTACAGAGTCGGCAATGAATGGCGAAATAGATTTCAACGAAAGCTTCAAACAGCGTATGGCGTTGCTGGAAGGTTTAAGCGAAGATGTTTTACAAAATGTTGCGATCAATTTGCCTATTACAAAAGGAGCACATCGTTTGATGAAAGCCCTGAAATATTACGGCTATAAAACTGCAATTCTATCCGGAGGATTCACCTATTTTGGAGAATACCTTCAAAAAGAATTGGGTATCGATTACGTTCACGCCAATCAGTTAGAAATAAAAGACGGTAAATTAACCGGTAAATATTTAGGTGAAATCGTAGACGGACAAAAGAAAGCCGAATACCTAAAAGCCATTGCTGAAAAAGAAGGAATCCACATCAATCAAACCATAGCAGTGGGAGACGGAGCCAACGATTTACCAATGCTAAATTTAGCCGGTTTAGGAATCGCTTTTCACGCAAAACCAAAAGTAAAAGAAAGTGCATCAACTTCAATTTCAAGTCTTGGACTTGATGGCGTTTTATACTTATTAGGTTATCACGACCGATATATTGATATGATGTAATGTAACGTATCGAATAAACATACAGTTTGTCATTCTGAGGAACGAAGAATCTTCACAAGTAACTCGACAATCAAAATAAATTAGACCTTAGTTTTTTTATAAAAGCTAAGGTTTTTTTATGAGCATGTCCCTCCGGGCCGGGCTATCCGTTCCAATCTTTTGTGTCCGCCGCGGCGGACACAAAAGGATTTCCACTTCTATCCCTCATGCGATTTAGTATTTATAAGTTCATTTTGTGTCATTTCTGGTTCTAGTAAGACTAGATATGATGTTATTGTGATCGCCTCCGCATGAGTGTATGAAACTTTTAAAAATGGGCTGAAAGCCCTAAAAAGCAATAGCGTAGTGCAGCGCACTACGAATTAAATCAAAAGGGGAATTGCCCTGAAAGGGCAAAAGAAAATGGAGACTACAGATTCAAAGAAAAAGGTGTTTTTTCAAGGAGAACATAATGTAAAATAGTATAAAAATGCTTTTTGAAATTAGGCTTCCGCCCTTACAGGGCTTAAAATTATAATCATTTTTCATTCATAGTGCTTCGCACCATGCTATTGCTAGAGCTCTTTCAGCGCAATAGGTTTCGGACACTTATAGCGTGTCGATCGTACACACACACACAACCAAGTAAAAATTTTAAAATTGATTCTGCTCACGAACGAGACATTTGCGACAGCGAGAAGTTTTATTCTGAATAGCCTCCTGCTTTAGCTGGAGGAAATTAATAGAAAAGAATCAAGGCTTTAGCCAAATTAATCACGACTGTAGAATTTGGCTAAAGCCAATTGTAATTGTATTTTGTACCACTAGCTGAAGCTAGTGGCTATTCAAAGCAGAATTTATATTATAAGATGTACATTCGCAAGCCTGCTGCTTCATCAACATATAATTCGTGATAATTCGTGAAATTAGTGTTTAAGAACACACATCTCCTTCAACTGTTCCAGATAATCTCTTTGATTCGAAAGTCTCGGAATTTTATGTTGACCACCCAATTTATCACGTTCTTTCAACCAATCATAAAATAAGTTTTCGCGAGCTACATTAATCACTAGAGGATTCAGCGTCATATTATTGTGGCGTTTGGCTTCGTAATCAGAGTTTAAAGTCTGTAACGTTTCATCCAGAACTTTCTGGAAAAGACCAACATCAGCAGGTTTTTTCTTGAATTCGATCATCCATTCGTGAGCGCCTTTTTCTTTGTCCTGCATAAAAATAGGAGCAACCGTATAATCGATGACTTCGGTTTGGGTAATTTGGCAGGCTTTGGCAATTGCCTGATCGGTATTTTCGACCATTAACTCTTCACCAAAAACATTAATATGATGTTTGGTTCTTCCCGTAACACGAATTCTGTATGGGTTTAAAGAAGTAAAACGAACCGTATCACCAATCAAATAACGCCATAAGCCCGAATTGGTTGTAATAACAATAGCGTAGTTTTTATTCAGTTCAACATCAGCCAGACGAACTACTTTTTGATCCGGAGTTCCAAAAGTATCCATTGATATAAATTCGTAGAAAATGCCGTAATCCAGCATCAATAATAAGTCGCTGGAATTATTCAAATCCTGAATGGCAAAGAAACCTTCAGAAGCATTGTATATTTCGTAATATTTGAAATCTTTACTTGGTAATATTTTCTTGTATTGTTCTTTATAAGGAGAAAAACTCACGCCTCCGTGAAAGTAAACTTCCAGATTTGGCCATATTTCAAGTAAACTTTCTTTACCAGTATTTTCTAAAACCTTATTCATTAAAACCAACATCCAGGAAGGAACTCCTGCAAAGCTGGTTACATTTTCGTTTTTGGTTTCATTTATGATGGCAGCAATTTTAGCTTCCCATTCGCTCATCAACGAAGTTTTGTTGCTTGGCGTGCTGCTGAATTCAGCCCAAATTGGCATATTCTCAATCAAAATAGCAGATAAATCTCCAAAGAAAGTATTGTTGTTTTCGTAGATCTGAGAACTTCCGCCCAAGCGAAGACTTTTTCCCAAAAACAATTCCGAGTCTTCGTTGTTGTTCAAATACAAACAAAGCAAATCTTTACTTCCTTTATAATGACAATCTTCAAGAGCTTCATTACTTACCGGAATAAATTTACTTTTCGCATTTGTAGTTCCGCTTGATTTGGCAAACCATTTTATGGGAGTTTCCCAAAAAACACCTTGTTCACCCTGACGGGTACGTTCTATTAAAGGTTGTAATTCTTCATAAGTGGCAATAGGAACCCTTTCAGCAAAAGTAGCATACGAGGTAATCGATCCAAAATCATATTGCTTTCCTATAATGGTATTCTCAGAGGCCGTCAATAAATTGTGCAAGAGTTCTTCCTGAACTTCGTTGGGATATTTTAGAAAAAGTTCTATTTGATGTATCCTTTGTTTCAGGACCCAAGAGGCAAACGAATTGATTATTGATAAGGGCATGAGTTAATTTTTAGATTACTGATTTTAGATTTTCAGATTCTTTTGATACGAAAATCAAAAAATATAAAATTTGAATATCGATCGACAAATACTAACTTTGCCGTTGTATCAAAAATAGTGTTTTTTTGTAAAAAACAGTTCTATAAAAGTAAAGATTCCAATTGATGATTGGAATTTTAACAAATAAAAGTTCACAATACAGAGCAAAGCTAATATCTGAAATCTACAATCTAAAATTCTTATGACATATCAAGGTGTACTTACAAAAATGCAAACTGAACTAGGTAACCCAATTCAATATTATTTGGTTTTCGAAGATAGTTTTCTTAATATGAATCAGCTTTTAGATAAAGAGATTGAGATAAATTTTTCAGGTTACGAATGCTTGAATTGTCATAAGAAGAAAAAAATATTCCGCCAGAGATTTTGCTACGATTGCTTTTACTCCAGTCCTGCAGTTGGTGACTGGATCATGAGACCGGAATTAAGTACGGCACATTTAGGTATTGCAGATCGTGATCTTGAGTACGAACAAAAAGTACAATTGCAGCCTCATGTTGTTTACCTTGCTTTGGCAAGTGAAGTAAAAGTGGGTGTAACCCGTAAAACTCAGGTTCCAACCCGTTGGATCGATCAGGGGGCAACACAGGCAATTGCAATTGTTGAGGTGCCTAATCGTTATTTAGCCGGAATTACAGAGGTAGCTTTAAAAGATCATTATACGGATAAAACCAACTGGAGAAAGATGCTTCAAAATACCAGCGGAACTTTTGATCTTCTGGCTGAAAAAGTTAAGGTAGAAAGCCTAATTCCTGATGAAGCCAAAGAGTATTTCTATTCTCAAAAAAATGATTTATATGAACTGCATTATCCGGTTCTAAATTATCCTGCAAAAGTAGCAAGTTTAAATCTGGATAAAACCCCATCTTTTCAGGGAAAATTAATAGGAATTAAAGGCCAGTATTTAATTTTTGAAAATGGAACTGTTTTTAATGTTCGCAGTTCAGAAGGTTATGTTGTTACTATAAACGTCTAGCGTAATAGGTTACTCATCGGGTTTTATTGGTTAACCGTCTAGTATTTATTTGCTTACAAAATAATTTACCTAATTTTAAATCGCTTTCAAGTAGCTGAATATGTGAATGTTGATACATTTACTTACAATTTTGTAATAATAGCTTATTGAAAGAATTTAATTTTAAAAAATAAAAGAGACTAGTTTTAAACTAGTTCAACTGCTTTGTTTTTTTTAAAATTTAAATGAAGATTTAATAATGCTTAAATTATTTACAAGATGGCCATTCTCAATAAAATAAATGTTTTTAGACGCGGCTTAATGCGCAATCTGACTAAGAATATTGGAAAAGCAAGATCACAAGAAGATATTATTTTAGTAGATAAAAATGATATAAAAAGAATCCTGATCTGCAGACCAAACGGAAGATTAGGAAACTTATTATTGATTACGCCTCTCGTTCAGGAAGTCACAGAAATATTTCCAAATTGTAAAGTCGATTTGTTTGTTAAGGGAACGTTAGCTCCAATCATTTTCGAAAATTACGATAACATTGATAAAATAATCGACTTACCCAGAAAACCCTTCAAAAGTTTATTGAAATACCTGAATGTCTGGATTTCAATCAAAAAACAAAATTATGATATTGCAATCAATGTCGATAAAAACTCTTCTTCAGGTCGTTTAGCAGTTCAGTTTTCAAATGCCAAGTATAAATTTTTTGGAGATGCAAATGAAGAAACCGAATTGGTAAAAAATGATTACCACCATATTGCCAAATATCCTGTTTATAATTTTCGAAATTATCTAACCAAACTCAGATTTCCCAAAACCAATAAAATAATAGCTCCTTTAGATCTTAAATTATCATCTTCTGAAATTACCGAAGGCAAGAGAATTTTAAATAATTTATTTCATAACGATAAAAGAACAATCTGCATATTTACTTACGCAACAGGCGAAAAATGTTTGTCTGAAGAATGGTGGGGAAGATTTTATACGCAGCTTAAAGAAGAATACAAAAATTTTAATATTATAGAAATCCTGCCGGTAGAAAATGTTTCGCAAATTGCTTTTAAGGCGCCTACATTTTATAGTAAGGATATCCGTGAGATAGGAGCTGTAATTGCTAATGCTGATTTATTTATTGGTGCCGATAGCGGTATTATGCATTTGGCCAGTGCTGTACAAACTCCAACAATAGGGTTGTTTTCTATTTCGAAAATGGAAAAATACGAGCCTTACGACAATTCAAGTATCGGAATAGATGTCAAATTATATACTAAAAAGGATTATCTAAAAGTAATCAATTCAATTTTGAACAACGGAAAAGTAAACAGTTATTCAAAAGCGATTTAATAAAATATAGCATAAAAAAAGAGGCATCTATTACAACAGATGCCTCTTTTTTTATGTGAATTTTTGATTTATTTTTTCTTGAATAAACCATTAATTAAGTCGCTCGCTTTTTTCGTAGCTTCTTGTGTTTTCTGCTCTTTTTCTGTTTTTGCAGCCTGTGTAGTATCTTTTGCTTTTGTATTCTTATTGATTAAATCAGTAAGAGCCGAAGTACCTTTTTGAGTCAGTTTTTCTTTTTGCTGATTTACCAGTTGAGTGGTTAAGCTTGTAACAGCAGTTTTCATATCCGTAGAAATCTTCGGGTTAGAAAAATTACCTGTAATCAAGGCATTTATCGGAATGTTTTGCAGTTTTGCAGCATCCGCCGGAGACATTTTAGCAATAAAAGCATTAGCCTCGGTACCTAAATATTTAGCCGGTACATCTAACTTCAAATTGTAATTCATCGTTTGATCGAAACCATGAGTTCCGCCAACAGTTACTTTAATATCCTGATATTTAATATCAAATGGTTTTACGTTTACTTTTCCGTTATCGAAAGTTAGCGCCGCTTTAATATCATTTAAATTCACCTTGCTCATATCAAGAAATTTGATATTTGAAGTTAAGGCATTTAATACCGTTGAATTTTTAGCATTTACAGTTGTCGAAAGCAATTGTCCTATTAAATCTCCTGAAATCGATTTTAAATCCGGAGTAAGTTCATTAGCATCAAGATTTCCGTTCAGTTTAATAGTAGAATTCAGTTTTCCGTTAATGATTCCTGCAATTGGAGCAATCTTTTTCATCATGTCCAACTGTGTAAAAGTCTGCGCAATATCAACCTGATTAAAACCTAAATTCATATCAAAAGTAGGTACTTTTGCTTTTGTAGAAA encodes:
- the serB gene encoding phosphoserine phosphatase SerB, which translates into the protein MAIEGKEIILLKVSGHDKIGVTAGLTAVLATYDANILDIGQADIHDTLSLGILFEIEAGSTSGPVLKDLLFKAYELGVKVKFIPISVEDYETWVKSQSKQRYIINILGEKLAASQLAAVTKIMSDQNLNIDSIIRLTGRTSIVEKEEYPRSCIQLSVTGEIVNKIIMTASFMEISRTLNVDISFQEDNIYRRNRRLVCFDMDSTLIQTEVIDELAELNGVGDQVRAITESAMNGEIDFNESFKQRMALLEGLSEDVLQNVAINLPITKGAHRLMKALKYYGYKTAILSGGFTYFGEYLQKELGIDYVHANQLEIKDGKLTGKYLGEIVDGQKKAEYLKAIAEKEGIHINQTIAVGDGANDLPMLNLAGLGIAFHAKPKVKESASTSISSLGLDGVLYLLGYHDRYIDMM
- a CDS encoding GH3 auxin-responsive promoter family protein — translated: MPLSIINSFASWVLKQRIHQIELFLKYPNEVQEELLHNLLTASENTIIGKQYDFGSITSYATFAERVPIATYEELQPLIERTRQGEQGVFWETPIKWFAKSSGTTNAKSKFIPVSNEALEDCHYKGSKDLLCLYLNNNEDSELFLGKSLRLGGSSQIYENNNTFFGDLSAILIENMPIWAEFSSTPSNKTSLMSEWEAKIAAIINETKNENVTSFAGVPSWMLVLMNKVLENTGKESLLEIWPNLEVYFHGGVSFSPYKEQYKKILPSKDFKYYEIYNASEGFFAIQDLNNSSDLLLMLDYGIFYEFISMDTFGTPDQKVVRLADVELNKNYAIVITTNSGLWRYLIGDTVRFTSLNPYRIRVTGRTKHHINVFGEELMVENTDQAIAKACQITQTEVIDYTVAPIFMQDKEKGAHEWMIEFKKKPADVGLFQKVLDETLQTLNSDYEAKRHNNMTLNPLVINVARENLFYDWLKERDKLGGQHKIPRLSNQRDYLEQLKEMCVLKH
- a CDS encoding DUF2797 domain-containing protein — its product is MTYQGVLTKMQTELGNPIQYYLVFEDSFLNMNQLLDKEIEINFSGYECLNCHKKKKIFRQRFCYDCFYSSPAVGDWIMRPELSTAHLGIADRDLEYEQKVQLQPHVVYLALASEVKVGVTRKTQVPTRWIDQGATQAIAIVEVPNRYLAGITEVALKDHYTDKTNWRKMLQNTSGTFDLLAEKVKVESLIPDEAKEYFYSQKNDLYELHYPVLNYPAKVASLNLDKTPSFQGKLIGIKGQYLIFENGTVFNVRSSEGYVVTINV
- a CDS encoding glycosyltransferase family 9 protein is translated as MAILNKINVFRRGLMRNLTKNIGKARSQEDIILVDKNDIKRILICRPNGRLGNLLLITPLVQEVTEIFPNCKVDLFVKGTLAPIIFENYDNIDKIIDLPRKPFKSLLKYLNVWISIKKQNYDIAINVDKNSSSGRLAVQFSNAKYKFFGDANEETELVKNDYHHIAKYPVYNFRNYLTKLRFPKTNKIIAPLDLKLSSSEITEGKRILNNLFHNDKRTICIFTYATGEKCLSEEWWGRFYTQLKEEYKNFNIIEILPVENVSQIAFKAPTFYSKDIREIGAVIANADLFIGADSGIMHLASAVQTPTIGLFSISKMEKYEPYDNSSIGIDVKLYTKKDYLKVINSILNNGKVNSYSKAI